Genomic segment of Actinomycetota bacterium:
TCCGGTCAGGAGACTGCCGGCAAAGTTTTGCGAAGGCGCCGCTCAGAGCAGCGCCTTCTGCTTTGCGGGAGCAGCGGCAAGCTCGGAGAGCAGCCGGGTCGTGGACCCCGCAATCTCGTCCACAGAGCGCTCAAAGGCCTCCCGGTTCGCCTTTGACGGCTCCCGGTAGCCGCTCACCTTTCTGACAAACT
This window contains:
- a CDS encoding DUF2277 family protein: MSGYREPSKANREAFERSVDEIAGSTTRLLSELAAAPAKQKALL